A window of Blastocatellia bacterium contains these coding sequences:
- the lon gene encoding endopeptidase La gives MKEGTNAVLKEETIASGRKVLELPVLPLRNTVVFPFMPVPLVVGRRRSVAAVESAVATEERWLVAVAQRRQVEDEPAPEDLYTVGTLVVVKKMLRTSEDTIQILVQGMERVRVLEYRQGERYLSAQVEVMELPEEESLEIEALHRNILDLLQRGLNLLPNVPQEIATAITTSTDDPVRLAFTLAALLNLEVEKEQALLEAPTRRELLRLIHRYLAREIDILELRRKVAGEAQAEMDRAQREYFLRQQLKAIQRELGEEEPEMAEVNLLRERLEATDLPDEVRAEAERELRRMERLPATAPDYHVIRTYLEWILELPWRKSTEDNLDLEHARQILEEDHYDLEEVKDRILEFLAVLKLKPGAKSPILCFVGPPGVGKTSLGQSIARALGRRFERMSLGGVRDEAELRGHRRTYVGALPGRIIQALRRAGTNNPVLMLDEVDKLGVDFRGDPAAALLEVLDPQQNHTFRDHYLDLPFDLSRVFFICTANTLATVPPALRDRMEVIPLPGYSEEQKFEIARRFLLPRQIHENGLQPEQLTLTDEALRHIISRYTREAGVRQLERSIGQIARKVARKVAEGKAAAVCVDVAEVKEYLGPEKFFTEQARKTLPPGVAPGLAWTETGGEVIYVEATLLPGGKGLTLTGQLGEIMQESARAAQSYLWAHARQLGIALSLFEKNGVHLHVPAGAVPKDGPSAGVTMVAALASLYLNRPVRADVAMTGEITLSGLVLPIGGVKEKVLAARRAGIRTVILPKPNLQEVDALPPEVRADLTILPVETIDEVLQHVFVDSPTGNRNGHKRRLSMSARSKRAHKAVRR, from the coding sequence GTGAAAGAGGGCACGAATGCAGTCCTCAAGGAAGAGACAATTGCGTCCGGACGAAAGGTCTTGGAGCTTCCCGTCCTGCCGCTTCGCAATACGGTGGTCTTCCCGTTCATGCCGGTTCCACTGGTGGTGGGGCGGCGACGATCGGTCGCGGCCGTGGAATCGGCGGTGGCCACGGAGGAGCGATGGCTCGTCGCGGTCGCCCAACGGCGTCAGGTGGAAGATGAACCGGCGCCGGAGGACCTCTATACGGTAGGCACGCTGGTGGTCGTCAAGAAGATGCTGCGCACCTCCGAAGATACGATTCAGATCCTCGTCCAAGGGATGGAACGGGTGCGCGTCCTGGAGTATCGTCAAGGTGAGCGCTATCTGTCGGCCCAGGTCGAAGTCATGGAGTTGCCCGAGGAGGAGAGCCTCGAGATCGAAGCCCTGCATCGGAACATTCTCGATCTCCTCCAACGTGGACTGAACCTATTGCCAAATGTGCCGCAGGAGATCGCGACAGCCATTACGACTTCGACGGATGATCCGGTGCGCTTGGCGTTCACGCTGGCTGCGCTCTTGAATCTGGAGGTGGAGAAAGAGCAAGCGCTGTTGGAGGCGCCGACCCGTCGTGAGCTGCTGCGGTTGATCCACCGATACCTTGCCCGCGAGATTGACATCTTAGAGTTGCGGCGGAAGGTCGCCGGAGAAGCGCAAGCGGAGATGGACCGCGCTCAGCGGGAGTACTTCTTGCGCCAGCAGTTGAAAGCGATCCAGCGGGAATTGGGTGAGGAAGAGCCAGAGATGGCCGAGGTCAATCTCCTGCGGGAACGATTAGAGGCGACCGATCTCCCCGACGAGGTGCGCGCCGAAGCCGAGCGCGAATTGCGTCGTATGGAGCGGTTGCCCGCGACGGCTCCGGATTATCACGTCATTCGGACGTATCTGGAATGGATCCTGGAACTGCCCTGGCGCAAGAGCACAGAGGATAACCTCGATCTGGAACATGCGCGTCAGATCCTGGAGGAGGATCACTATGACTTGGAGGAAGTGAAGGATCGTATCCTCGAGTTCTTGGCGGTGCTCAAGCTCAAGCCGGGGGCCAAGAGTCCGATCCTCTGCTTCGTCGGACCGCCGGGTGTGGGGAAGACGAGCCTGGGACAATCCATTGCGCGCGCGCTCGGGCGGAGATTCGAGCGCATGAGCTTGGGGGGCGTCCGCGATGAGGCAGAACTGCGCGGACATCGTCGGACGTATGTGGGGGCCTTGCCCGGACGCATCATTCAAGCGCTGCGCCGAGCCGGGACGAATAATCCCGTCCTCATGCTCGACGAGGTGGATAAGCTCGGCGTGGATTTCCGCGGAGATCCGGCGGCCGCCCTCCTGGAGGTGCTCGATCCGCAGCAGAACCATACCTTCCGCGATCACTATCTCGACCTGCCGTTCGATCTCTCCCGTGTCTTCTTCATCTGCACGGCGAATACGCTGGCGACGGTTCCTCCAGCCTTGCGCGATCGCATGGAGGTCATCCCCTTGCCCGGATACAGCGAGGAGCAGAAGTTCGAGATCGCACGTCGGTTCTTGCTGCCGCGGCAGATCCATGAGAATGGGCTGCAGCCGGAACAGCTGACGCTCACCGATGAAGCCCTGCGGCACATCATCTCTCGGTACACGCGCGAGGCCGGCGTGCGTCAGCTCGAACGGAGCATCGGGCAGATCGCGCGCAAGGTCGCGCGAAAGGTGGCCGAAGGGAAGGCAGCCGCCGTCTGTGTGGACGTCGCGGAGGTGAAGGAATATCTCGGGCCGGAGAAGTTCTTCACTGAGCAAGCGCGGAAGACGTTGCCTCCAGGGGTGGCGCCCGGATTGGCATGGACGGAGACCGGAGGAGAAGTCATCTACGTCGAAGCGACATTATTGCCTGGTGGCAAGGGACTGACGCTCACGGGACAGTTGGGCGAAATCATGCAAGAATCCGCACGGGCCGCTCAAAGCTATCTCTGGGCGCATGCGCGCCAGTTGGGCATCGCGCTGTCGCTCTTCGAGAAAAACGGCGTGCATTTGCACGTCCCAGCCGGAGCGGTGCCTAAGGATGGCCCATCGGCCGGCGTGACGATGGTCGCCGCACTGGCTTCGCTCTACTTGAATCGTCCCGTGCGAGCTGACGTGGCGATGACCGGGGAGATCACTCTCTCGGGCCTAGTGCTTCCCATCGGAGGGGTGAAGGAGAAAGTCTTGGCTGCACGACGCGCCGGCATTCGAACGGTCATTCTCCCCAAGCCGAATCTGCAAGAGGTGGACGCGCTGCCTCCGGAAGTGCGGGCGGATCTCACGATCCTCCCCGTCGAAACGATTGATGAGGTCTTACAGCATGTCTTCGTGGACTCTCCGACGGGGAATCGCAATGGACACAAGCGGCGACTCTCCATGAGCGCCCGAAGCAAACGAGCGCACAAGGCGGTCAGAAGATAA
- a CDS encoding periplasmic heavy metal sensor, whose protein sequence is MGWKHRLLGLFILLMLAISGRFSANAQDQEAAQGSSPPDPRVEVVRTYLSLTPSQTERLTALLRTREETLAPLLRALAAQSAELSRLLQAPSPDPVAVGSVVIALRGTRAQIENVQDTFRNGFLALLTEAQKRRLAGLEQFVENQQAAPAFLSLGLLDVDLSPEPRRTIRKALGLDLP, encoded by the coding sequence ATGGGTTGGAAACATAGATTGCTCGGCCTTTTCATCCTTCTTATGCTCGCTATTTCGGGCCGATTCTCGGCCAACGCGCAGGATCAAGAGGCGGCGCAGGGTTCATCGCCTCCGGATCCGCGCGTGGAGGTCGTCCGAACCTATCTGAGCTTGACGCCGTCGCAGACCGAACGCCTGACCGCGTTGCTGCGCACGCGGGAGGAAACATTGGCTCCTTTGCTTCGGGCCCTTGCGGCTCAATCGGCGGAACTCTCTCGCTTACTTCAAGCGCCGAGTCCCGATCCGGTCGCCGTCGGGAGCGTCGTCATCGCGTTGCGAGGCACGCGGGCTCAAATCGAGAATGTTCAAGATACGTTCCGCAACGGGTTCCTCGCCCTTCTGACGGAAGCTCAGAAGCGGAGGCTCGCAGGTCTGGAACAATTCGTGGAGAACCAACAGGCGGCTCCCGCTTTCCTCTCCCTCGGCCTGCTGGATGTGGATCTCAGCCCAGAGCCTCGGCGAACGATCCGGAAGGCGCTCGGTTTGGACCTACCGTGA
- the hisIE gene encoding bifunctional phosphoribosyl-AMP cyclohydrolase/phosphoribosyl-ATP diphosphatase HisIE: MVIQGLRFDERGLIPVIIQDHETGRILMLAHMNAEALALTLRTGETHTWSAHARRVRREVGAEGNTQRVVDIIVDCDGDALIVKVDPRGPACHTGEETCFSRALTELEEKREGVSVVGLASMEMGILLGELFEFIQERNRERPENSYTALLLSSGVDAILRRLGEQLVDVTIAAKAGSKKELSGKIADLFYHLLVLMADRELNPRDILFELRSRTGRASESRVLPSR, translated from the coding sequence ATGGTGATCCAAGGCTTGCGATTCGACGAGCGCGGATTGATCCCCGTGATCATTCAGGATCATGAGACGGGTCGCATCCTCATGCTCGCCCATATGAATGCCGAGGCGTTGGCCCTCACGCTGCGAACGGGCGAGACGCATACTTGGAGCGCGCACGCACGGCGCGTGCGGCGGGAAGTCGGCGCGGAAGGGAATACACAGCGCGTCGTGGACATCATCGTGGATTGCGACGGAGATGCTTTGATCGTGAAGGTAGATCCGCGGGGACCGGCCTGCCACACGGGCGAGGAGACATGTTTTTCCCGAGCGCTCACGGAACTTGAGGAGAAGCGGGAGGGAGTCTCGGTCGTGGGGCTCGCTTCGATGGAGATGGGGATTTTGCTCGGCGAGTTGTTCGAGTTCATCCAGGAGCGAAATCGTGAGCGTCCGGAGAATTCGTACACGGCCTTGTTGCTCAGCAGCGGCGTGGATGCGATCTTGCGGCGTCTGGGGGAACAGCTCGTGGACGTGACCATCGCGGCCAAGGCGGGATCGAAGAAAGAGCTGAGCGGCAAGATCGCCGATCTCTTCTATCATCTGCTCGTGCTCATGGCCGATCGAGAGCTGAATCCGCGAGATATCCTCTTCGAGCTGCGGAGTCGCACGGGGCGAGCGAGTGAGAGCCGTGTCTTGCCCTCGAGGTGA
- a CDS encoding cytochrome C oxidase subunit IV family protein, whose protein sequence is MAHSPIVPQRVYWLVFITLLLLTLVTVDVAFYDFGWLNIYLALALATTKALLVVLYFMHLKYSSRLIWGFVGAALFWFLLLVGLTGADIFTREWVPDPPGWGANGSGP, encoded by the coding sequence ATGGCGCATTCGCCCATCGTCCCGCAGCGGGTCTATTGGCTCGTCTTCATCACGTTGTTACTGCTGACGCTCGTGACGGTGGACGTGGCCTTTTACGATTTCGGATGGTTGAACATCTATCTGGCGCTCGCCCTGGCGACGACTAAGGCGCTCCTCGTCGTCCTCTATTTCATGCATTTGAAGTACAGCTCGCGCTTGATCTGGGGATTTGTCGGAGCTGCGCTCTTTTGGTTCCTCCTGCTCGTCGGCCTGACGGGAGCCGATATCTTCACCCGAGAGTGGGTGCCAGATCCGCCCGGATGGGGGGCAAACGGAAGCGGGCCATGA
- a CDS encoding rhomboid family intramembrane serine protease, whose amino-acid sequence MIPIRDDIPSRRYPIVTVVLIVINVLAFFYELSLGPEELQQFFYAYAVVPVRYFAEGQFDVWGGFHRYEASDLILPIFTAMFLHGGWLHLGGNMLYLWIFGDNVEDRMGHFRFLIFYLLCGVLATAAHVVTNADSHVPSLGASGAISGVLGAYFMLYPGARVVTLLPIWIFLQLIEIPAFFFLAFWFVQQFFYGALSLGVESAQTGGVAWWAHIGGFVSGAALVHVFKRRDYFNYFRPRRLSW is encoded by the coding sequence ATGATACCCATTCGCGATGACATTCCATCTCGGCGCTATCCCATTGTCACCGTCGTCTTGATCGTCATCAATGTCCTCGCCTTCTTCTACGAATTGTCTCTGGGGCCAGAGGAGCTTCAACAATTCTTCTACGCTTACGCCGTCGTCCCGGTGAGATATTTCGCGGAAGGACAGTTCGACGTATGGGGGGGCTTTCACAGGTACGAGGCGTCCGATCTGATCCTCCCGATCTTCACGGCGATGTTCTTGCACGGCGGGTGGCTGCATCTTGGGGGGAACATGCTCTATCTTTGGATCTTCGGAGACAACGTGGAGGATCGGATGGGGCATTTCCGATTTTTGATCTTCTATCTTCTGTGCGGCGTGCTGGCGACGGCGGCGCACGTGGTGACCAATGCCGACTCGCACGTTCCGAGTTTAGGGGCGAGCGGCGCGATCAGCGGCGTGCTGGGCGCGTATTTCATGCTCTATCCTGGCGCACGCGTGGTGACGCTCCTTCCGATTTGGATCTTCCTGCAGCTCATCGAGATTCCGGCCTTCTTCTTTCTCGCTTTCTGGTTCGTGCAGCAATTCTTCTATGGGGCGTTGAGCCTCGGCGTTGAATCGGCGCAAACGGGGGGAGTCGCCTGGTGGGCGCATATTGGTGGGTTCGTCTCCGGCGCCGCCCTCGTTCACGTCTTCAAACGGCGCGATTACTTCAATTACTTTCGCCCGAGGCGCCTTTCTTGGTGA
- a CDS encoding SpoIIE family protein phosphatase, with amino-acid sequence MAERERMAVQPLLAEERLRTLIHTFRLVSVSLDLGEILQGILRAVKQLIPYDAAGVFIFDPATGLLHGYETVGYPGNLAHAGPLHCCEGIVGHVLQTSRGRVVPDVTADPYYVRAREETRSELAAPLIGSGGKTIGVINLESDTPNAYSEADLELLTLFASLVAIAIEKADLHQEMLEKRRLESELRVARQVMEALMPARAPEVVNFEIFGRMIPSAEVGGDYYDFIDVADGRLGIVIADVSGKGVPAALIMATFRASLHALLGNDFALRAVFSRLNRLLLESTHDRHFVTAFYGELDAEGRRMFYLNAGHNPPLFIREGEPVRLLSTGGIPLGVLKNAAFSEDIVYFMPGDSLILYTDGVTEAENAEGEPYGVHRLEQIVRRNLRRSASELCDAIIEDVRQHVDSETRSDDLTVVVVRAV; translated from the coding sequence ATGGCAGAACGAGAGCGTATGGCGGTGCAGCCGCTCCTTGCCGAAGAGCGCCTGCGTACGCTGATTCATACCTTTCGGTTGGTGAGCGTTTCGCTCGATCTCGGCGAGATCCTGCAAGGGATCTTGCGCGCGGTGAAGCAGCTCATCCCGTACGATGCGGCTGGCGTCTTCATCTTCGATCCCGCGACCGGGCTTCTGCATGGGTACGAGACGGTGGGGTATCCGGGGAATTTGGCGCATGCTGGTCCGCTCCATTGCTGCGAGGGGATCGTCGGACACGTCTTACAGACGAGCCGAGGGCGCGTCGTTCCCGATGTCACGGCGGATCCGTATTATGTCCGGGCGCGCGAGGAGACGCGATCGGAGCTGGCGGCACCTCTGATCGGAAGCGGAGGGAAGACCATCGGAGTGATCAACTTGGAGTCGGATACGCCGAATGCGTACAGCGAGGCGGACCTGGAGCTGCTCACGTTGTTCGCGAGTTTGGTCGCCATCGCTATCGAAAAGGCCGACTTGCATCAGGAGATGTTAGAGAAGCGACGTCTGGAGAGCGAGCTGCGCGTCGCGCGTCAGGTCATGGAGGCGCTTATGCCGGCGCGCGCGCCCGAGGTCGTGAACTTCGAGATCTTCGGACGTATGATCCCCTCGGCCGAAGTGGGCGGCGATTATTACGATTTCATTGATGTGGCCGATGGGCGCTTGGGCATCGTGATCGCCGACGTCTCGGGCAAGGGGGTTCCAGCAGCGCTGATCATGGCGACGTTCCGCGCTTCCTTACATGCGCTTTTGGGGAATGACTTCGCCTTGCGCGCAGTCTTCTCTCGGCTCAATCGGCTGCTTTTAGAAAGCACGCACGATCGCCATTTCGTCACGGCGTTCTATGGGGAGTTGGATGCAGAGGGGCGTCGGATGTTCTATCTGAACGCGGGGCATAATCCGCCTCTCTTCATCCGCGAAGGAGAACCGGTGCGATTGCTCTCCACTGGCGGCATTCCGCTCGGCGTCTTGAAGAATGCCGCTTTCTCCGAGGACATCGTGTATTTCATGCCGGGGGATAGCCTCATCCTCTATACCGACGGCGTCACCGAAGCGGAGAACGCGGAGGGTGAACCCTATGGCGTTCATCGGCTCGAGCAGATCGTTCGGCGCAACCTTCGACGTTCCGCTTCCGAATTGTGCGACGCTATAATTGAGGACGTGCGACAACACGTGGATTCCGAAACACGATCCGATGATTTGACGGTCGTCGTGGTTCGCGCCGTGTGA
- a CDS encoding Hsp20/alpha crystallin family protein yields MAERRDLLWLLMRGERVSEMTWSPAADVYRTPYGWLVKVELAGVSLEDVEISLDGADLYIRGVRRDMELGECLECYQMELVYSRFERIVSFPRTPNPCRIETDYLNGLLIIRLVCEEG; encoded by the coding sequence ATGGCGGAGAGGCGAGATCTGCTCTGGCTGCTCATGCGTGGCGAACGGGTTTCCGAGATGACCTGGAGCCCAGCCGCCGATGTCTATCGAACGCCTTATGGATGGTTGGTGAAAGTCGAATTGGCGGGGGTGAGTTTGGAGGATGTGGAGATCTCGCTCGATGGAGCGGATCTCTACATTCGCGGTGTGCGCCGCGATATGGAGCTGGGCGAATGCTTGGAATGCTACCAGATGGAGTTGGTTTACAGTCGCTTCGAGCGCATCGTCTCGTTTCCTCGCACTCCGAATCCTTGTCGCATCGAGACCGACTACCTGAATGGACTGCTCATCATCCGGTTAGTCTGCGAGGAAGGATGA
- a CDS encoding aminodeoxychorismate/anthranilate synthase component II: protein MILVIDNYDSFTFNLVQYLAELGAEVEVYRNDRIRVEEIAARSPRAIVISPGPGTPEEAGITLDVIRTFAGRIPLLGVCLGHQAIGQAFGGRIVRAPVLMHGKTSMIMHDGRTIFRDLPNPFPATRYHSLVVDRGSVPSCLEISATSSDGLIMGLRHREFLCEGVQFHPESIMTGQVGKLLLRNFLALCGSFS, encoded by the coding sequence ATGATTCTCGTCATTGATAACTACGACTCGTTCACCTTCAATCTCGTGCAATATCTGGCCGAATTGGGGGCGGAGGTCGAAGTCTATCGGAACGATCGAATCCGCGTGGAAGAAATCGCGGCTCGTTCGCCGCGAGCGATCGTGATCTCGCCGGGGCCGGGCACGCCGGAGGAAGCCGGGATCACGTTGGACGTGATCCGGACGTTCGCCGGACGTATTCCTCTTCTCGGTGTCTGTTTGGGGCATCAAGCCATCGGACAGGCTTTTGGCGGGCGTATCGTGCGCGCTCCCGTGCTCATGCATGGGAAGACGAGCATGATCATGCACGACGGCCGCACGATCTTTCGCGATCTTCCCAATCCCTTCCCGGCCACGCGCTACCACTCGCTCGTCGTGGATCGAGGATCGGTGCCTTCGTGCTTGGAGATCTCAGCCACCTCCTCGGATGGATTGATCATGGGCTTGCGGCATCGAGAATTTCTATGCGAGGGGGTGCAGTTCCATCCCGAATCCATCATGACGGGACAGGTGGGGAAACTCCTGCTCAGAAATTTCCTCGCATTGTGCGGGTCCTTCTCATGA
- the trpE gene encoding anthranilate synthase component I — translation MGVIRPTFGEVRELARRGNIIPVTKVIAADLLTPVLAFLRLRPQARFPFLLESVEGGEKIARYSFIGANPHTVIRAREDRCVIETNHERVERADAFLDLLRELTASYHPVTWPGLPPFTAGAVGYMSYDAVRWFERIPARARNDLPLDLAQMMFYSTLLAFDHARHQIHLIANVFTGGREHRLKEKYEQAVAEIEAMEARLQRSVEVPRAKAPASSLLVRSNMMRDEFEQRVRQAKDYIARGEAFQIVLSQRFEVEVGDLDPFQVYRALRMLNPSPYMFYMELEETHLVGASPEMLVRIVGDEITYRPIAGTRPRGMTDAEDRALEADLLADEKERAEHVMLVDLGRNDVGRVAEYGSVEVTDLMVVERYSHVMHLVSTIRGRRRPDKDRFDVLAACFPAGTVTGAPKIRAMEIIDELEPTRRGIYAGTVLYADYSGNLDSCIVIRTALIRNGRAYVQAGAGIVADSIPEREYQETVNKARSVIRAIEVASTEL, via the coding sequence ATGGGCGTGATTCGACCGACATTCGGAGAAGTGCGCGAGCTGGCGCGGCGGGGGAATATCATCCCCGTGACGAAGGTGATCGCTGCCGATCTCCTCACGCCCGTCTTGGCCTTCCTGCGCCTTCGCCCTCAGGCGCGATTTCCCTTTCTCCTCGAGTCGGTCGAGGGGGGAGAGAAGATCGCTCGATACTCTTTCATCGGGGCGAATCCGCACACGGTCATTCGCGCGCGGGAAGATCGCTGCGTGATCGAAACAAATCACGAACGAGTCGAGCGGGCCGACGCCTTTCTCGATCTCTTGCGAGAGCTGACGGCATCGTATCATCCCGTGACATGGCCGGGCTTGCCGCCCTTCACGGCGGGCGCAGTCGGTTACATGTCCTACGATGCGGTCCGATGGTTCGAGCGCATTCCGGCGCGCGCGCGGAACGATCTGCCGCTCGATCTCGCGCAGATGATGTTCTACTCGACGCTCTTGGCCTTCGATCACGCGCGCCATCAAATTCATCTCATCGCCAACGTCTTCACCGGTGGGCGCGAGCATCGGTTGAAGGAGAAATATGAGCAAGCCGTCGCGGAAATCGAGGCGATGGAAGCGCGGCTGCAGCGCTCCGTGGAAGTGCCACGGGCGAAGGCACCCGCGTCCTCGCTCCTTGTGCGCTCGAACATGATGCGGGACGAATTCGAGCAAAGGGTCCGGCAGGCGAAAGATTATATCGCGCGCGGCGAGGCCTTTCAGATCGTCCTCTCGCAGCGATTCGAGGTCGAGGTGGGCGATCTGGATCCGTTCCAAGTGTATCGCGCGCTGCGAATGCTCAATCCCTCGCCGTACATGTTCTACATGGAGTTGGAGGAGACGCATCTGGTCGGCGCGTCGCCGGAGATGCTCGTACGGATTGTGGGGGATGAGATCACCTACCGTCCGATCGCGGGGACGCGCCCGCGGGGGATGACCGACGCTGAGGATCGCGCGCTCGAAGCCGACTTGCTCGCGGATGAGAAAGAGAGAGCGGAGCATGTGATGCTCGTGGACCTGGGGCGCAACGATGTCGGGCGCGTAGCCGAATATGGTTCGGTAGAGGTCACCGACCTCATGGTCGTCGAACGCTATTCGCACGTCATGCATTTGGTCTCGACGATCCGAGGCCGGCGCCGGCCGGACAAGGATCGCTTCGATGTGCTGGCCGCGTGTTTCCCGGCCGGCACGGTCACCGGCGCTCCGAAAATTCGCGCCATGGAGATCATTGACGAGTTGGAGCCGACGCGGCGCGGCATTTATGCTGGGACCGTTCTTTACGCCGATTATTCGGGGAATCTTGATTCCTGCATCGTCATCCGCACGGCGCTCATCCGGAATGGGCGGGCGTACGTCCAAGCGGGTGCGGGAATCGTCGCTGATTCCATTCCCGAACGGGAGTATCAGGAGACGGTGAACAAAGCCCGTTCGGTGATTCGGGCCATCGAAGTGGCGAGCACAGAGTTATGA
- a CDS encoding peptidylprolyl isomerase, whose translation MRAREIALVMFMLAVVASLPGGIAQQRRPRAEAPPPPERIDVEELKDLQAVIETEFGTIVIEFFIQDAPRHVAYFIHLARQGFYDGTTFHRILPKSLIQGGDPLSRDPRTPREALGRGGLDRLSPEFNDRPFTRGVVGAVLRPGDPNSAGSQFFICVTDQGQLDRKFTAFGRVVEGMDVVEKIAETPTDADGLARQRIVMKSVRIRPSPLAHPEELKKYRVVLESPLGSIAIAMMPEVAPRHARHFVALAGGGFYDGTTFHRIYPGYLLLGGDPLTRGEDRSLWGRGWSGEFLPAEIGRIEFDRGIVGMLPMKPDDPNSGSAIFFICLGRAPHLDGKYTAFGRVVEGMEVLEKFEKLETDAQKAPVTKVPIRFRVVRVEEGR comes from the coding sequence ATGAGGGCACGGGAGATTGCGCTCGTGATGTTTATGCTCGCGGTCGTGGCGTCGCTTCCTGGAGGTATCGCCCAACAGCGACGCCCACGGGCGGAAGCGCCGCCGCCTCCTGAGCGGATTGACGTCGAGGAGTTGAAAGACCTCCAGGCGGTCATCGAGACGGAGTTTGGAACGATCGTGATCGAGTTCTTCATTCAGGATGCGCCGCGGCATGTCGCGTATTTCATCCATCTGGCGCGGCAGGGGTTTTACGACGGGACGACGTTCCATCGCATCTTGCCGAAGAGTTTGATTCAAGGAGGCGATCCTCTGAGTCGCGATCCGCGCACGCCGCGCGAGGCATTGGGGCGAGGCGGATTGGACCGATTGTCGCCGGAATTCAATGACCGTCCGTTCACGCGGGGAGTCGTAGGAGCGGTCCTGCGTCCGGGAGATCCCAATAGTGCGGGCTCGCAGTTCTTCATCTGCGTCACCGACCAGGGTCAGCTCGATCGGAAGTTCACGGCCTTCGGGCGCGTTGTCGAAGGAATGGACGTCGTGGAGAAGATCGCAGAGACGCCGACTGATGCTGACGGATTGGCTCGTCAGCGCATCGTGATGAAGTCGGTGCGGATTCGTCCGTCACCGCTCGCGCATCCGGAGGAGTTGAAGAAGTATCGCGTTGTCCTGGAGAGCCCCTTGGGGAGTATCGCGATCGCGATGATGCCGGAAGTTGCCCCGCGTCATGCGCGGCATTTCGTCGCGCTCGCTGGCGGCGGCTTTTATGACGGCACGACCTTTCATCGTATCTATCCGGGGTATCTGTTGCTCGGCGGCGATCCGTTGACGCGTGGCGAGGATCGGTCGCTCTGGGGGCGCGGTTGGTCGGGTGAATTCCTCCCGGCTGAGATCGGTCGGATCGAGTTCGATCGTGGAATCGTGGGGATGTTGCCGATGAAACCGGACGATCCGAATTCGGGGAGCGCCATCTTCTTCATTTGCTTGGGTCGTGCTCCTCATCTCGATGGGAAGTATACGGCTTTCGGACGCGTCGTCGAGGGAATGGAGGTCCTGGAGAAATTCGAGAAACTCGAGACCGATGCCCAGAAAGCTCCGGTGACCAAAGTGCCGATCCGCTTCCGTGTCGTGCGGGTGGAGGAAGGGCGATGA